The Archocentrus centrarchus isolate MPI-CPG fArcCen1 chromosome 7, fArcCen1, whole genome shotgun sequence genome window below encodes:
- the ccdc187 gene encoding coiled-coil domain-containing protein 187 isoform X1 — protein MNGEASNLSSSISPSSTSPDMCQCFAVLEDGALAHNLQEQEIEQYYTTNVQKNQLVQNDIRIAKKLQDEEEEQQAQQSALIRQASRQLEEQDFEYARVIQEELQRCAEEARRRELDDEEIAKRLQEEEEQRIRRRSRGSGSYSEGSTSDPALLSLQQHTNSSLRHGEEQYPITTTRWQSSTSHSEITGAQTDSPRGLAAQKNTTSWSNQGHRNSIRQIRSELREPLSENSDDSDTVFSEQLSVWSQRLNERLNTAPPRQRASLHQPQERNYRSVYSRRTISDEFRGWEEEREEWDEDFYENGDLNERRPKNHDKERNYRDEYEVWHRSRGQDTDSQLFEVRERRHSRSESVRLRDGSRRSNRDLARTWSYKDNPDKHVRFQDDNRRSSRQQSESNQVWEMLGHILRERGVPVRLGGNGAPLQIRPQSRDSQVLHGSEVSCGDSQPHQRVFQRAATTRHSFHGDIRERRRLSYRENSGRDHREDRDRHRDNGEIYEISRRDSDLAKRERQGSRRWTEHKYTNNDKRGERNVNNYRVRKTRSERSHLRRTREESLSSEEEQDVERRVNLPRRRTPERSQSLSTSSRASTRDRSRRMAAGASLQPELSETNLSLGELQQVLEDEELALKLQEEEEKLFRRPSQHSSYSERDFRVAQVAQDEEIARFIQKQEIKSKPRSRELEGPESWREHRAMINHHDRRAARERQVQRERLDSEGLPSPTEDCSPENLPPSPTTTTPPAQQIRNIAEELDPTFQARRQGTISLQVGQIGPASQPLPLPHSGLNESLEEPTFIPPTKRQTDKSGRSKSKEKKENCKQQ, from the exons TTGAGCAATACTATACCACCAATGTTCAAAAGAACCAACTAGTGCAGAATGACATCCGTATAGCCAAGAAGCtgcaggatgaagaggaggagcagcaggccCAGCAGAGTGCCCTTATCAGACAGGCCTCCAGACAACT AGAGGAGCAGGACTTTGAGTATGCCCGTGTGATTCAGGAAGAGCTCCAGAGATGTGCTGAGGAGGCCCGGAGGAGAGAGCTTGATGATGAA GAAATTGCCAAACGGTTgcaagaagaggaagagcagaggaTCAGAAGGCGAAGCAGAGGGTCAGGGAGCTATAGTGAAG GCAGCACAAGTGACCCTGCACTGCTATCCCTACaacagcacacaaacagcagccttCGCCATGGGGAGGAGCAGTACCCTATCACCACCACCAGGTGGCAATCCTCTACTTCTCACTCAGAGATAACTGGGGCTCAGACTGACTCCCCAAGGGGGTTAGCGGCTCAGAAAAACACAACTTCATGGTCAAATCAAGGACACCGCAATTCCATTAGGCAAATTAGGAGTGAATTGAGAGAGCCTTTGAGTGAAAATTCAGATGACTCGGACACAGTTTTCTCTGAACAGCTTTCTGTCTGGTCCCAGAGACTGAATGAAAGACTCAACACGGCACCTCCTCGACAGCGGGCATCTTTACATCAGCCACAAGAGAGAAATTACAGAAGCGTTTACTCTCGTAGAACAATCTCAGATGAGTTCAGAGGctgggaggaggagagagaagagtggGATGAGGACTTTTATGAAAATGGTGATCTGAATGAAAGGAGGCCTAAGAATCATGATAAGGAGAGGAACTACAGAGATGAGTATGAAGTTTGGCACAGAAGCAGAGGTCAGGATACAGACTCTCAGTTATTCGAGGTTAGAGAAAGACGACATAGTCGCAGTGAATCTGTTAGGCTACGTGATGGGAGTAGACGCAGCAACAGAGACTTAGCAAGGACCTGGAGCTACAAGGACAACCCTGACAAACATGTCCGTTTTCAAGATGATAACAGGAGGTCTTCCAGGCAGCAGAGTGAAAGCAACCAAGTGTGGGAGATGCTGGGCCATATCCTCAGAGAGAGAGGTGTGCCTGTGAGGCTCGGTGGCAATGGGGCGCCACTGCAAATAAGGCCTCAAAGCAGAGACAGCCAGGTGCTTCATGGGAGTGAGGTCTCCTGTGGCGACTCCCAACCACATCAGAGAGTCTTCCAAAGAGCTGCTACCACCAGGCACAGTTTCCATGGAGATATtagggagaggaggagattgTCATACCGAGAGAACAGTGGGAGAGATCACAGAGAAGACCGAGACAGGCACCGTGATAATGGAGAGATTTATGAGATTAGTAGAAGAGACTCAGACCTAGCTAAAAGAGAAAGACAAGGCAGTAGAAGGTGGACAGAGCACAAATACACTAACAACGATAAGAGGGGAGAGAGGAATGTAAATAATTACAGAGTCAGGAAAACAAGAAGTGAACGCAGTCATTTGCGCAGGACCAGAGAAGAGAGCTTAAGctcagaggaggagcaggatgtGGAGAGGAGAGTAAATCTACCCCGTCGAAGAACCCCAGAACGTAGCCAAAGCctcagcaccagcagcaggGCTTCAACCAGGGATAGGTCAAGGCGCATGGCAGCAG GAGCATCACTGCAACCAGAGTTGAGTGAAACAAACCTAAGCCTGGGGGAGCTGCAGCAGGTTCTAGAAGATGAAGAACTGGCCCTCAAGctacaggaggaagaggaaaagcTTTTCAGGAGG CCATCTCAACATTCCTCTTATTCAGAAAGGGACTTCAGGGTAGCGCAAGTGGCACAAGATGAG GAAATTGCACGTTTCattcagaagcaggaaattaagtCAAAGCCTAGATCTCGTGAGCTGGAAGGGCCTGAGTCATGGCGCGAGCATAGAGCGATGATCAATCATCACGACAGACGAGCTgcaagagagagacag GTCCAACGAGAGAGACTTGACTCTGAGGGCCTTCCTTCCCCAACTGAGGACTGCTCCCCAGAAAATCTTCCACCCAGTCCCACCACCACTACACC ACCAGCCCAGCAGATCAGAAACATTGCAGAGGAATTGGATCCAACCTTCCAGGCCAGAAGGCAAGGCACAATAAGCCTTCAAGTGGGACAAATAG GTCCAGCTTCTCAGCCCCTTCCTTTGCCACATTCAGGCTTAAACGAATCCCTTGAGGAGCCTACATTTATTCCGCCAACAAAGCGTCAAACAGACAAATCAGGACGAAGTAAATCCAAAGAGAAGAAGGAGAACTGCAAGCAACAGTAA
- the ccdc187 gene encoding coiled-coil domain-containing protein 187 isoform X2, with translation MAELEIDQSNLPRVHEVCQCFAVLEDGALAHNLQEQEIEQYYTTNVQKNQLVQNDIRIAKKLQDEEEEQQAQQSALIRQASRQLEEQDFEYARVIQEELQRCAEEARRRELDDEEIAKRLQEEEEQRIRRRSRGSGSYSEGSTSDPALLSLQQHTNSSLRHGEEQYPITTTRWQSSTSHSEITGAQTDSPRGLAAQKNTTSWSNQGHRNSIRQIRSELREPLSENSDDSDTVFSEQLSVWSQRLNERLNTAPPRQRASLHQPQERNYRSVYSRRTISDEFRGWEEEREEWDEDFYENGDLNERRPKNHDKERNYRDEYEVWHRSRGQDTDSQLFEVRERRHSRSESVRLRDGSRRSNRDLARTWSYKDNPDKHVRFQDDNRRSSRQQSESNQVWEMLGHILRERGVPVRLGGNGAPLQIRPQSRDSQVLHGSEVSCGDSQPHQRVFQRAATTRHSFHGDIRERRRLSYRENSGRDHREDRDRHRDNGEIYEISRRDSDLAKRERQGSRRWTEHKYTNNDKRGERNVNNYRVRKTRSERSHLRRTREESLSSEEEQDVERRVNLPRRRTPERSQSLSTSSRASTRDRSRRMAAGASLQPELSETNLSLGELQQVLEDEELALKLQEEEEKLFRRPSQHSSYSERDFRVAQVAQDEEIARFIQKQEIKSKPRSRELEGPESWREHRAMINHHDRRAARERQVQRERLDSEGLPSPTEDCSPENLPPSPTTTTPPAQQIRNIAEELDPTFQARRQGTISLQVGQIGPASQPLPLPHSGLNESLEEPTFIPPTKRQTDKSGRSKSKEKKENCKQQ, from the exons TTGAGCAATACTATACCACCAATGTTCAAAAGAACCAACTAGTGCAGAATGACATCCGTATAGCCAAGAAGCtgcaggatgaagaggaggagcagcaggccCAGCAGAGTGCCCTTATCAGACAGGCCTCCAGACAACT AGAGGAGCAGGACTTTGAGTATGCCCGTGTGATTCAGGAAGAGCTCCAGAGATGTGCTGAGGAGGCCCGGAGGAGAGAGCTTGATGATGAA GAAATTGCCAAACGGTTgcaagaagaggaagagcagaggaTCAGAAGGCGAAGCAGAGGGTCAGGGAGCTATAGTGAAG GCAGCACAAGTGACCCTGCACTGCTATCCCTACaacagcacacaaacagcagccttCGCCATGGGGAGGAGCAGTACCCTATCACCACCACCAGGTGGCAATCCTCTACTTCTCACTCAGAGATAACTGGGGCTCAGACTGACTCCCCAAGGGGGTTAGCGGCTCAGAAAAACACAACTTCATGGTCAAATCAAGGACACCGCAATTCCATTAGGCAAATTAGGAGTGAATTGAGAGAGCCTTTGAGTGAAAATTCAGATGACTCGGACACAGTTTTCTCTGAACAGCTTTCTGTCTGGTCCCAGAGACTGAATGAAAGACTCAACACGGCACCTCCTCGACAGCGGGCATCTTTACATCAGCCACAAGAGAGAAATTACAGAAGCGTTTACTCTCGTAGAACAATCTCAGATGAGTTCAGAGGctgggaggaggagagagaagagtggGATGAGGACTTTTATGAAAATGGTGATCTGAATGAAAGGAGGCCTAAGAATCATGATAAGGAGAGGAACTACAGAGATGAGTATGAAGTTTGGCACAGAAGCAGAGGTCAGGATACAGACTCTCAGTTATTCGAGGTTAGAGAAAGACGACATAGTCGCAGTGAATCTGTTAGGCTACGTGATGGGAGTAGACGCAGCAACAGAGACTTAGCAAGGACCTGGAGCTACAAGGACAACCCTGACAAACATGTCCGTTTTCAAGATGATAACAGGAGGTCTTCCAGGCAGCAGAGTGAAAGCAACCAAGTGTGGGAGATGCTGGGCCATATCCTCAGAGAGAGAGGTGTGCCTGTGAGGCTCGGTGGCAATGGGGCGCCACTGCAAATAAGGCCTCAAAGCAGAGACAGCCAGGTGCTTCATGGGAGTGAGGTCTCCTGTGGCGACTCCCAACCACATCAGAGAGTCTTCCAAAGAGCTGCTACCACCAGGCACAGTTTCCATGGAGATATtagggagaggaggagattgTCATACCGAGAGAACAGTGGGAGAGATCACAGAGAAGACCGAGACAGGCACCGTGATAATGGAGAGATTTATGAGATTAGTAGAAGAGACTCAGACCTAGCTAAAAGAGAAAGACAAGGCAGTAGAAGGTGGACAGAGCACAAATACACTAACAACGATAAGAGGGGAGAGAGGAATGTAAATAATTACAGAGTCAGGAAAACAAGAAGTGAACGCAGTCATTTGCGCAGGACCAGAGAAGAGAGCTTAAGctcagaggaggagcaggatgtGGAGAGGAGAGTAAATCTACCCCGTCGAAGAACCCCAGAACGTAGCCAAAGCctcagcaccagcagcaggGCTTCAACCAGGGATAGGTCAAGGCGCATGGCAGCAG GAGCATCACTGCAACCAGAGTTGAGTGAAACAAACCTAAGCCTGGGGGAGCTGCAGCAGGTTCTAGAAGATGAAGAACTGGCCCTCAAGctacaggaggaagaggaaaagcTTTTCAGGAGG CCATCTCAACATTCCTCTTATTCAGAAAGGGACTTCAGGGTAGCGCAAGTGGCACAAGATGAG GAAATTGCACGTTTCattcagaagcaggaaattaagtCAAAGCCTAGATCTCGTGAGCTGGAAGGGCCTGAGTCATGGCGCGAGCATAGAGCGATGATCAATCATCACGACAGACGAGCTgcaagagagagacag GTCCAACGAGAGAGACTTGACTCTGAGGGCCTTCCTTCCCCAACTGAGGACTGCTCCCCAGAAAATCTTCCACCCAGTCCCACCACCACTACACC ACCAGCCCAGCAGATCAGAAACATTGCAGAGGAATTGGATCCAACCTTCCAGGCCAGAAGGCAAGGCACAATAAGCCTTCAAGTGGGACAAATAG GTCCAGCTTCTCAGCCCCTTCCTTTGCCACATTCAGGCTTAAACGAATCCCTTGAGGAGCCTACATTTATTCCGCCAACAAAGCGTCAAACAGACAAATCAGGACGAAGTAAATCCAAAGAGAAGAAGGAGAACTGCAAGCAACAGTAA